A part of Sporomusaceae bacterium FL31 genomic DNA contains:
- a CDS encoding ErfK/YbiS/YcfS/YnhG protein, with protein MIFAGFSRPKKYYAIMFFVIFSLFVSMLGLEYWDEMNLAAIPNQPTVKPNGKISIVIKTSARILELNNDGNVYKKYRIAVGKSSTPTPIGDWVVIWKSYRSGDIFGTRYLALDVPWGGYGIHGTNQPWSIGNFASHGCIRLRNKDIEELFEWVPVGTPVRIEGQRLRIQRVLKYESVGSDVVQLQNQLKALGYLEGRADGLFNRDTEQAVKRFQHDHDLKADGIVDSKTMNLLGL; from the coding sequence ATGATCTTTGCTGGATTTAGCCGTCCAAAAAAATATTATGCGATTATGTTTTTTGTGATTTTTAGCCTGTTTGTTAGCATGCTGGGATTAGAATACTGGGATGAAATGAATCTGGCTGCAATTCCTAATCAGCCAACAGTAAAACCGAATGGAAAAATTTCAATTGTTATCAAAACATCAGCGCGAATTCTTGAGTTGAACAATGATGGAAATGTCTACAAAAAATATCGAATTGCCGTCGGTAAAAGCAGCACACCAACTCCCATTGGCGATTGGGTTGTTATTTGGAAATCTTATCGTTCCGGCGATATCTTTGGTACCCGGTATTTAGCATTGGATGTTCCTTGGGGCGGGTATGGCATTCATGGAACCAATCAGCCCTGGAGTATCGGTAATTTTGCCAGCCATGGCTGTATACGGCTGCGCAATAAGGATATTGAGGAGCTATTTGAATGGGTGCCTGTCGGGACGCCGGTGCGGATTGAAGGACAAAGACTGCGCATTCAGCGTGTTTTGAAATATGAATCTGTCGGCAGTGATGTGGTTCAACTGCAGAACCAATTGAAAGCTTTAGGTTATCTGGAAGGCCGAGCCGATGGCTTGTTTAATCGCGATACCGAGCAAGCAGTGAAACGCTTCCAGCATGATCATGATCTAAAGGCAGACGGTATTGTAGATTCTAAAACTATGAATTTACTGGGATTATAA
- a CDS encoding cytochrome C biogenesis protein CcdA: protein MAAFSDIGIWIGALTGGLLSFFSPCVFPLIPVYLGYLAGNDFAGAAGCDVGELKVHQRKLQINVVFFVAGISTVYVSLGFLSGSIGMLLAAYRSVILQVSGLLVIIFGLIQLRFLTLDCLQQEQRLQMRKMSSGILGAYLLGLLFSFGWTPCIGPILSSILLLSSSENAGYAGLLLLVYSMGFGLPFILISFFTSQFLQYYQRMYPYFEKIRIAGGILLILMGLLLFSDQLNLFQRLLD, encoded by the coding sequence ATGGCTGCGTTTAGTGATATCGGCATATGGATAGGAGCCTTGACAGGGGGATTGTTATCCTTCTTTTCGCCGTGCGTCTTTCCTCTCATACCCGTATATTTGGGCTATTTAGCCGGGAACGACTTTGCCGGTGCCGCAGGTTGTGATGTTGGTGAATTAAAGGTTCATCAGCGTAAGCTGCAAATTAATGTTGTATTTTTTGTTGCTGGAATTAGCACCGTATATGTCAGCCTTGGCTTTTTATCGGGTAGCATTGGTATGCTGCTAGCCGCATATCGCTCTGTTATTTTACAAGTGTCTGGATTATTGGTTATTATTTTTGGCCTAATTCAATTGCGGTTTTTAACGCTGGACTGCTTGCAGCAAGAGCAACGGTTGCAGATGAGAAAAATGAGTTCAGGAATACTTGGGGCGTATCTTTTAGGCTTATTATTTAGTTTTGGCTGGACTCCCTGTATTGGGCCGATCCTTAGTTCAATTCTATTATTAAGTTCATCAGAAAATGCCGGTTATGCTGGCTTACTGCTGCTTGTTTACTCAATGGGATTTGGACTGCCGTTTATACTCATTAGCTTTTTTACTAGTCAATTTTTGCAGTATTATCAAAGAATGTATCCTTATTTCGAAAAGATTAGAATTGCAGGTGGTATACTGCTCATTCTTATGGGGCTATTATTATTCAGTGATCAGCTAAATCTTTTCCAAAGGTTACTTGATTAA
- a CDS encoding lipoprotein, which translates to MKIGARIVKTGIAVTITMFICRLFNLEPAFFGAVSAVINMQPSILLTLKTARDQIFVHILGVSAGLVFGYLFGGNPVSMGVITIVMIAIYIKLNLKSGISMGIVAAVFVLSSSQEQFLPHALNRTAVIFAGLTTAMIVNIVLWPPRYKRQFKQKLRENNEEVVSYFCRAVQEFVQLEYEEPDMNEAQKTRVHKLNKEVRSLKSLLKREGEVLLAGPSEHDEWVAKAEKLVDYNRALTEKADRIYAVVLERYERRLRFGVPPISNEFKEILDILQSGCITINRINEKLRFVVIEGITAEPEEISEEYWEKLTIAIEQWQSKLTGSYYVHGLMEASVTASEIKWASRQAKRLLYEIVQNIDEDKTNQ; encoded by the coding sequence ATGAAAATTGGGGCACGTATTGTTAAAACCGGAATTGCAGTGACGATTACGATGTTTATATGTCGGCTGTTTAATCTTGAGCCGGCTTTCTTTGGCGCTGTTTCAGCTGTAATTAATATGCAGCCATCTATTTTATTGACCTTGAAGACAGCCAGAGATCAGATTTTTGTTCATATCCTGGGTGTCAGTGCAGGGCTGGTCTTTGGCTATTTGTTTGGCGGCAATCCAGTGTCGATGGGCGTTATTACCATTGTCATGATTGCTATCTATATCAAGCTAAACTTAAAAAGCGGTATCTCGATGGGGATTGTTGCTGCTGTGTTTGTATTGAGTTCAAGCCAGGAGCAGTTTTTACCTCATGCTCTTAACAGGACGGCTGTTATTTTTGCTGGTCTTACTACCGCAATGATTGTCAATATTGTATTGTGGCCACCCCGCTATAAACGACAGTTTAAGCAAAAACTTCGGGAAAATAATGAAGAAGTAGTCAGCTATTTTTGCCGGGCAGTACAGGAGTTTGTTCAACTAGAATATGAAGAACCGGATATGAATGAAGCTCAAAAGACTAGGGTACATAAACTGAATAAAGAAGTACGGTCACTTAAATCTTTATTAAAGCGTGAAGGTGAAGTGCTGCTTGCCGGACCGTCTGAACATGATGAATGGGTAGCAAAAGCTGAGAAATTAGTGGATTACAATCGGGCTTTGACGGAAAAAGCTGACCGTATTTATGCAGTAGTGCTTGAACGCTATGAGCGCCGTTTGCGGTTTGGTGTACCGCCAATTAGCAATGAATTCAAAGAAATTCTTGACATTTTGCAAAGCGGCTGTATAACAATTAACCGGATTAATGAAAAATTAAGATTCGTGGTTATTGAAGGAATAACGGCAGAACCGGAAGAAATAAGTGAAGAATACTGGGAGAAACTTACGATAGCCATTGAACAATGGCAGTCAAAGCTTACCGGCAGTTATTATGTGCATGGTCTTATGGAAGCCTCGGTGACGGCAAGTGAAATTAAATGGGCAAGCCGGCAAGCCAAAAGATTGTTATACGAAATTGTTCAAAACATTGATGAGGATAAGACGAATCAATAA
- the exbB_4 gene encoding biopolymer transport protein ExbB produces MGFLEQSASLFHKGGPVMYLLVACSLIVVAVATERFLYYRNVSVEFKTFRIKLQPLLEQRNVTDAIQLCEQSPAIAAQVAMEGLCAYQRGSSMETALDGAAMLASAQLREYLNYLSAIVTLAPLLGLLGTVVGMISSFSVFNVQNGQPAAITGGVGEALVATATGLTVAILAFVVHTYFSQRLDKFVSDIEQTTVMVLNHLATPKTMKRDAHEIA; encoded by the coding sequence ATGGGATTTTTAGAACAAAGCGCAAGCTTGTTTCATAAGGGCGGGCCGGTGATGTATTTGCTGGTGGCCTGTTCACTGATTGTTGTTGCAGTTGCAACCGAACGTTTTTTATATTATCGAAATGTTTCAGTAGAGTTCAAGACCTTTCGGATTAAACTGCAGCCGCTGTTGGAGCAGCGAAATGTGACCGATGCGATACAATTGTGTGAACAAAGTCCGGCTATTGCTGCTCAGGTAGCGATGGAAGGATTATGTGCCTACCAGAGGGGGAGCAGCATGGAAACTGCTCTGGATGGAGCTGCTATGCTGGCATCAGCCCAATTACGTGAGTATCTCAATTATCTTAGTGCGATTGTTACACTGGCACCACTTTTGGGATTATTGGGAACGGTGGTTGGAATGATCAGTTCATTCAGTGTGTTTAATGTTCAGAATGGTCAGCCGGCAGCAATTACCGGGGGCGTCGGTGAAGCTCTGGTCGCAACAGCAACAGGATTAACTGTAGCCATTTTAGCTTTTGTCGTACATACGTATTTCTCCCAAAGACTGGACAAATTCGTAAGCGATATCGAACAAACGACCGTAATGGTCTTAAATCATTTGGCCACACCAAAAACAATGAAGAGGGATGCTCATGAAATTGCGTAG
- the exbD_4 gene encoding biopolymer transport protein ExbD, with the protein MKLRSLRLENQPQLMIIPMIDIIFFLLVFFMMSTLYMVEQHTIPVNLPQASAARQDKPQSIAVSVTQDGRVLFDQEEIPLPLVVERVGVELRREPDSTFVLRADKEVEYGKVVAVLDELKVAGARKVSIAAEWKAR; encoded by the coding sequence ATGAAATTGCGTAGTCTACGGCTGGAAAATCAGCCGCAGTTGATGATCATTCCAATGATTGATATTATCTTTTTTTTACTGGTGTTTTTTATGATGAGCACCTTGTATATGGTTGAACAGCACACCATTCCGGTTAATTTGCCACAAGCATCTGCTGCCAGGCAGGACAAACCGCAAAGTATTGCCGTTTCTGTTACTCAAGATGGGCGTGTGTTGTTTGATCAGGAGGAAATTCCCCTTCCGTTAGTTGTTGAGCGGGTTGGTGTGGAATTGCGCAGAGAGCCGGACAGTACATTTGTATTGCGAGCTGATAAAGAAGTAGAGTACGGTAAGGTTGTTGCTGTATTGGATGAACTTAAGGTGGCTGGTGCGCGAAAAGTATCCATTGCTGCTGAATGGAAGGCGAGGTAA
- the tpd gene encoding 34 kDa membrane antigen, which produces MKKSKFVSMVLATALAVFMLAGTCFAAGFQEYPIGDEQEVPEAGINVAAIYFQPIAMEPVGMGLPPNKADIHLETDISAIEGNLTGFGIGEWIPYLSVHYKLTKQGTGEVIEGNLMPMNASDGPHYGANVKLKGAGIYDVVFTIESPTRQNYMLHVDKETGVEGRFWDKPINLHWVFNYVPRNW; this is translated from the coding sequence ATGAAAAAAAGTAAATTTGTATCCATGGTATTAGCAACTGCTTTAGCCGTATTTATGTTGGCTGGAACTTGCTTTGCGGCAGGATTCCAGGAATATCCTATCGGTGATGAGCAGGAGGTTCCGGAAGCTGGTATTAATGTGGCAGCAATTTATTTCCAGCCGATTGCGATGGAGCCGGTAGGTATGGGATTGCCGCCTAACAAAGCAGATATTCATTTGGAGACCGATATTTCGGCTATTGAAGGCAATCTAACCGGATTCGGTATTGGAGAATGGATTCCGTACTTATCTGTTCATTATAAGCTTACCAAACAAGGGACCGGTGAAGTGATTGAAGGTAACCTGATGCCGATGAATGCCAGCGATGGCCCTCATTATGGTGCCAATGTAAAACTGAAAGGCGCCGGTATCTATGATGTTGTGTTTACCATTGAAAGCCCAACACGCCAAAACTATATGCTGCATGTTGATAAAGAGACTGGTGTTGAAGGTCGTTTCTGGGATAAACCGATCAATTTACACTGGGTATTTAACTACGTGCCTAGAAATTGGTAG
- a CDS encoding macrolide ABC transporter permease, whose translation MFWQILKGSLVRQRQKMFMVAITIALGVSLTTAMLNVMLDVGDKVNRELKAYGANITVTPRSASVLHDFYGVDAGGAGQYLQEAELGKLKTIFWANNIVDFAPILETKVLIGQTAAEITLVGTWFNHRLDLPTGESVETGIKQLKSWWSVDGNWVQDNSQSAMIGSIAARKLGVHTGDEIDIAVPGSDRKAKVKVEGIFNSGGPEDEEVFVPLSVAQNLKNLTGKVGKIEVSAITTPENELARKAAHDPKSLSLKEWETWYCTAYVGAIAYQIEEAITGAHAKPVRQVAESEGAILQKTQLLMLLITILSLIGSTLGISNLLTASVMERNREIGLLKALGATDAEVLMLTLSQILFTGIAGGFAGYFLGLGFAQIIGQTVFSAAVAAKPMVIPLVMALVVLVTLTGSFPAIRMLVSLRPAEVLHGR comes from the coding sequence ATGTTTTGGCAGATACTAAAAGGATCGCTGGTCAGGCAAAGACAGAAAATGTTTATGGTGGCCATCACCATTGCTCTGGGTGTCTCATTGACCACCGCGATGTTGAATGTCATGCTTGATGTAGGAGACAAAGTCAATAGAGAATTAAAAGCATATGGTGCAAATATCACGGTAACTCCCCGGTCGGCTTCTGTTTTGCATGATTTCTACGGAGTGGATGCCGGTGGTGCAGGTCAATACTTGCAAGAAGCGGAGCTGGGGAAACTAAAAACTATCTTTTGGGCGAATAATATTGTGGATTTTGCCCCCATATTGGAAACCAAGGTGTTGATTGGACAGACAGCAGCAGAAATCACGCTGGTTGGCACTTGGTTTAATCATCGGCTGGATTTACCGACCGGTGAATCGGTAGAAACAGGCATAAAACAGTTGAAATCCTGGTGGTCGGTAGATGGGAATTGGGTGCAGGATAATTCCCAAAGTGCTATGATTGGCAGTATTGCAGCCCGCAAACTGGGGGTGCACACAGGCGATGAAATCGATATTGCAGTCCCTGGCAGTGACCGTAAAGCCAAGGTCAAGGTCGAGGGGATCTTTAACAGTGGCGGCCCGGAAGATGAAGAAGTCTTCGTTCCTTTGAGCGTTGCTCAAAACCTGAAGAATCTTACAGGAAAAGTAGGTAAAATTGAAGTCAGCGCTATTACGACTCCTGAAAACGAATTAGCACGTAAAGCTGCTCATGACCCTAAAAGCCTTTCGCTGAAAGAGTGGGAAACGTGGTATTGTACTGCCTATGTTGGGGCAATTGCTTATCAGATTGAGGAGGCAATAACCGGTGCCCATGCAAAGCCAGTTCGTCAAGTTGCCGAATCGGAGGGTGCTATTTTGCAGAAAACGCAGCTGTTAATGCTGCTGATCACCATCCTAAGCCTGATTGGCTCTACATTGGGAATATCCAATCTGCTGACAGCCAGTGTCATGGAGCGTAACCGGGAAATTGGCTTATTAAAGGCGCTAGGGGCAACAGATGCAGAGGTTCTGATGTTGACTTTGTCACAAATCTTATTTACCGGTATAGCCGGGGGATTTGCTGGATATTTTCTCGGACTTGGTTTTGCCCAGATTATCGGACAAACTGTTTTCAGCGCAGCGGTAGCGGCAAAGCCGATGGTCATACCACTAGTAATGGCTTTAGTCGTTCTGGTTACTTTGACCGGTAGTTTTCCCGCCATACGGATGCTCGTATCGCTACGTCCGGCAGAAGTACTTCATGGCAGGTGA
- a CDS encoding macrolide ABC transporter permease — translation MTKYTMYSKMIVHSLLRRRSRMLVALLAVAIGATVLSGLVTIYYDVPRQMGREFRSYGANLILIPAGDSQVVTEREVAQVTGLLPQDQLVGIASYLYGRIKVNEQPILVAGTNFQEVKKVSPYWQIRGEWPQVQTDEVLLGAEIAELLKVEPGQQVTLAAGENERKAKVAGIIRTGGTEENYIFTDLTMLQQMLSKEGQVSATQVSVMATEAELTGFTKSAAEKVSSITPRLVKRVTQSEEMVLGKLQALVYLVTIVVLLLTLICVATTMMAVVAERRKEIGLKKALGAENRSIVLEFLGEGLTLGALGGSLGTVLGFFFAQSVSVNVFGRMISFQPLIACMALIVSIIVTGVACLIPVKTATSVEPAIVLRGE, via the coding sequence ATGACAAAATATACGATGTATAGCAAAATGATTGTGCATTCGCTGCTTCGCCGCCGCTCCCGCATGCTAGTGGCGTTATTGGCTGTGGCGATTGGCGCGACTGTATTATCAGGATTGGTTACCATTTATTATGATGTTCCCCGGCAAATGGGACGAGAATTTCGATCCTATGGAGCCAACTTGATTCTAATCCCGGCAGGGGACAGTCAGGTTGTGACTGAACGAGAAGTTGCTCAGGTAACCGGATTGCTGCCGCAGGATCAATTGGTTGGAATTGCCTCTTATCTCTATGGCCGAATTAAAGTCAATGAGCAGCCCATCCTGGTGGCCGGAACGAATTTTCAGGAAGTCAAAAAGGTCAGTCCTTATTGGCAAATCCGGGGTGAATGGCCGCAAGTACAAACAGACGAAGTGCTTCTTGGAGCGGAAATTGCGGAACTGCTAAAAGTGGAGCCTGGCCAACAGGTTACTCTGGCAGCCGGCGAGAATGAGCGCAAAGCAAAAGTGGCCGGAATTATCCGGACAGGCGGTACGGAAGAAAATTATATTTTTACCGATTTAACCATGCTGCAGCAAATGCTCAGCAAAGAAGGTCAAGTCAGTGCCACTCAAGTCAGTGTTATGGCCACAGAAGCCGAACTTACCGGTTTTACAAAGTCTGCGGCGGAGAAGGTCTCATCCATCACGCCTCGACTGGTTAAGCGCGTGACACAATCAGAGGAAATGGTGCTAGGCAAATTACAAGCTTTGGTGTATCTGGTGACTATTGTTGTTTTGCTTTTGACATTGATCTGCGTGGCTACAACGATGATGGCGGTGGTGGCCGAAAGGCGTAAGGAAATTGGACTAAAGAAGGCTCTGGGAGCAGAGAATCGAAGCATTGTCCTGGAATTTCTAGGAGAAGGGCTTACTCTGGGGGCATTAGGTGGATCGCTGGGAACGGTGCTGGGGTTCTTTTTTGCGCAGTCAGTCAGTGTTAATGTCTTTGGCCGTATGATTTCATTTCAACCGCTCATTGCCTGCATGGCTCTCATTGTGTCCATCATAGTAACCGGAGTGGCCTGCCTGATTCCGGTAAAGACTGCAACAAGCGTAGAACCGGCCATTGTATTACGGGGCGAGTAA
- the yvrO gene encoding putative ABC transporter ATP-binding protein YvrO, translating into MSILELRDISMIYGNVKALQDINLTVQKGEWVALMGPSGSGKTTLMNIIGCMDKATRGSVILDGVEFSHLNAKQLTTIRRDKVGLVFQQFHLVPYLTALENVMVAQYYHSMPDEQEAMAALARVGLEERWRHLPSQLSGGEQQRVCIARALINYPMLILADEPTGNLDEANANIVLRLFQELHQEGHTIIMVTHDPDIGKLAERCIVLDHGKIVQHSNRYEGVAQSCVNG; encoded by the coding sequence ATGAGTATATTGGAATTGCGCGACATATCAATGATTTATGGGAATGTCAAAGCTCTTCAGGATATTAATTTAACTGTGCAAAAAGGTGAATGGGTGGCACTTATGGGGCCTTCCGGCTCTGGCAAGACGACATTAATGAATATTATCGGTTGTATGGATAAAGCCACCCGTGGCTCGGTTATTTTGGACGGTGTTGAGTTTTCTCATCTCAACGCAAAGCAATTAACGACCATTCGCCGTGACAAAGTCGGACTGGTTTTTCAGCAATTTCATCTTGTTCCGTATTTGACAGCTTTAGAGAATGTTATGGTTGCTCAATATTATCATAGTATGCCTGATGAACAGGAAGCTATGGCGGCCTTGGCGAGAGTGGGCCTTGAGGAAAGATGGCGGCATTTGCCTAGTCAACTTTCCGGCGGTGAGCAGCAAAGGGTGTGTATTGCCAGAGCATTGATTAATTACCCGATGCTGATCTTAGCTGATGAGCCAACTGGTAATCTGGATGAGGCCAATGCAAATATTGTGCTGCGGCTATTTCAAGAGCTTCATCAAGAAGGACATACAATTATTATGGTAACTCATGATCCGGATATAGGGAAACTGGCGGAGCGGTGCATTGTCTTGGATCATGGCAAAATTGTTCAGCATTCCAACCGGTATGAAGGGGTGGCGCAGTCATGCGTAAATGGATAA
- a CDS encoding FAD:protein FMN transferase, with protein sequence MESMSIVTQCNLCVNGSPSIGSNGGAGKMKKIYLIWIGVVFLVLAAAGYAGSRMTEPQPYQETRFLMDTVIEITAYGPSAGAAVQTAFSDFERIQALSDHFDPASQVAEINRMAGVSPVTVTPELLTIIEAALQLAEKTDGAFDITVGALTELWRIGHPDQGVVPSQTEIDQVLPLVGYKNVVIDSAKHTVFLAKSGMKLDLGGIAKGYAINKAIETLTAYGITSALINAGGDVRIIGTKPDGIPWRVGIQHPRDPDAVVAKVTLKNWDTMETSGDYQRYFLKDGVRYTHILNPKTGRPPSELASVTIVYRDHDSHLITSSAFMVLGTEKGLQILARFPGAEAIFVTVDGQITASPNLASAIVKTAQ encoded by the coding sequence ATGGAATCTATGTCAATTGTAACCCAATGCAATCTGTGTGTAAATGGTTCTCCGAGTATAGGCTCAAACGGAGGGGCAGGTAAAATGAAGAAGATTTATTTGATTTGGATAGGAGTTGTTTTCCTGGTGTTGGCTGCAGCCGGTTATGCCGGGAGTCGGATGACAGAGCCGCAGCCGTATCAAGAAACCCGCTTTCTTATGGATACAGTCATTGAGATTACTGCTTATGGGCCAAGTGCCGGAGCTGCGGTACAGACAGCTTTTAGTGATTTTGAAAGAATTCAAGCACTAAGCGATCATTTCGATCCAGCCAGCCAGGTGGCTGAGATCAACCGTATGGCCGGAGTAAGTCCTGTCACTGTAACCCCAGAACTGCTGACCATTATTGAAGCGGCTCTCCAGCTAGCAGAAAAGACAGATGGTGCTTTTGACATCACAGTCGGTGCTCTGACCGAGTTGTGGCGGATTGGACATCCCGATCAAGGGGTTGTGCCCTCGCAGACTGAAATTGATCAGGTATTGCCGCTGGTAGGGTATAAAAATGTTGTGATAGATTCGGCAAAGCACACTGTTTTTTTAGCTAAATCAGGCATGAAATTAGATTTGGGCGGTATTGCCAAAGGCTATGCGATCAATAAAGCGATCGAAACGCTTACTGCCTATGGTATTACCTCAGCGCTGATTAATGCCGGTGGAGATGTACGGATCATTGGAACCAAGCCTGATGGGATTCCCTGGCGGGTTGGGATCCAGCATCCGCGTGACCCAGATGCCGTGGTTGCTAAAGTTACGCTGAAGAATTGGGATACAATGGAGACTTCCGGTGATTACCAGCGTTATTTTCTGAAAGACGGTGTGCGATACACCCATATTCTTAATCCTAAAACCGGTCGCCCGCCCTCCGAGTTAGCAAGTGTCACGATCGTTTATCGCGATCATGATTCACATTTGATTACCAGCTCGGCATTCATGGTTTTAGGAACTGAGAAAGGGCTTCAGATATTGGCAAGGTTTCCAGGTGCTGAAGCAATATTTGTAACTGTGGACGGGCAAATCACTGCTTCCCCAAATTTGGCTTCTGCGATCGTAAAAACGGCTCAGTAG